The DNA segment TCCGGCTACCACCGGTGATGCAAAACTCAGGGAACTGCCAATCCGGGCGGATAGAACTCGGGTCGAAAACCCCTCCTCCCCCATCCCGAGGAGGATGTAGGGACAGGATACCCCTCCGGTACCCAGCAGCCTTCCTGCCTGGAAAATTTCTGCGGTATCCGCCAGGTTTTTTGGCATTACCGCAGCCTTCACCATAAGCCGGTCTACCCCCATCTCCCGGGTTGCTGTCTCCAGGGTGGTCATACGGGCAACCAAATCACCGGGCACCCCGGAAAAATCATGAAAACTCCGAATTATTCCTAACCCGAAGGATGCTGCGCGGGATATACAAGCTTCCATTTTTGACAAAAGAGGACTCCAATCCTCGATGTCGATCCAAATTCTCTGGATGGGAATCTCACGATTTGATGTTCCAAGTAAGGCAATAACCTCGCCCAGGACCTTCAGCCGAGCTTTTTCATCCTCATCGGGCCACTGCCCGCCGTCCCGGCGGGCGCGGATGGTGAGAATTACTTCCAGCTCAGTGTTGGCAAAGATCCATCCTAGGAGGGTCTCAAGACCATTCAGGGTCTTCCAGAAATCCAGCCTGACCTCTACCACCTGGCTGACAGACCTGGTTTGTTCAATTAATTTCTGTGCTGCTCCGGCGTTATCCGCCGTCACACAGGTACATAGCTTAGATGCTCCAGGACCTTCCATTAAAACTCACTCCTATATACATAGGCATCTTCCAACCCCTGCTCACCAAAGAGTAACCGTAACCGTATGGGAAAGCCGCGCTCCGCCAGGCGGTACAGAAGTTCATCCTCTGCCTGAAACACCGGCTCCCCCAAGGTAGTCCTTACACTAGCAAGGTCCTGACCCATACGTACCCCGAAAATAGGATCGGGATGGCGGTGATCAAAACGCACCTGCCAGACCCGATCATTATTCCAGTAGATATAGCTGAAATCATTGTAAAAAAAGACAATATCATCCTGCCAGGGCTCGTCTCCACGCTGAACATACATCCTAAGGGGCATACCGTACTGTTCAAAGACCTGAAACAGCACCATCCCCAGGGCGTCCGCTTCTTGGCCGTTAATCACAGCCTGGGCCGTCCCGGAGAACCCCGAACCGATTGCCCCGTATACCAAAACCCCAAGGATGAACCCACCCAGCCGGGCGGTCGGATGAGTCCGTTTTATTCTTTTTTCTCCGGGAAATAAGCCTACCATGTGCATTCTACGTGTATCCCTCTCGGGGTGCCAGGCCCCGTATGCAATCATCTATTCGAACACCGACTCTTGGGCATACTGGTGACACCCATCGTCCCAGGCTATCCCGCTTCCCCAGGGCCCTTCAAGGGCCCGATCCATGGAATCCGGGAACCCGGCGCTTAGGAAAGGGGAAGCACCCCGCCGGTAGAGAGATAACTCTGAAACGTATCAGCGTCTACCGGGGGCGAGAAGTAGTACCCCTGAATATACTCTGCCCCCTCCGCCTCTAAGAAATCGAGTTGTGGTTTATACTCTACCCCTTCCGCGATGGTCTCAATCTTCAGACTATGGGCTAAAGAAATAATGGCCCGCACAATCTCCTGGTTGTCTTGGCTGGAGACCACATCATCAATAAAGGATTTATCAATCTTGAGGGTATTTACCGGAAGTTTCCTCAGGTAATTCAGGGAGCTGTAGCCGGTTCCAAAATCATCAATACTTAACCTGATGCCGGCATTTCTCAGGGCGGACATTTTTTCAATGGATTCATTGGGATTACTCATAATAGTCCCCTCCGTCAGCTCCAGCTTGATATGCCTTCCCCCCAGACCGTTAGCCTTCAGGATATTTAACACCGAGTCTACCAGATCCTTCTGACTAAATTGAACGGGGCTCAGGTTTACCGATAGGTACAAATCCTCCATTCCTTCCTTGATCCACCGGGAAAGCTGCCGACATGCCTGATACAGGATCCACCGGCCAATAAGCCGAATAGACCCGTTCGCCTCAGCAATGGGTATGAAGAGCCCCGGACTGACATCCCCGAGATTTGGATGGCGCCAACGCACCAGAACCTCTGCCCCTACAATCTTGCCGGAGATTCGACAAAAGGGCTGAAACACAAGATGAAACTGATCAAAGCCGCCCTGAATAGCATTATGCAGTTCAGTCTCAACCTGACGACGGTAGCGGAATTTACGCCCGATTTCATCAGTATACAGCCGATAGCGTTTCCCGTTATGCTCAGCCTCGTTTAGCGCTACCTCAAGGTTTATTAAAAGGGATTCTGATGTCTCTCCATCGTCGGGGTACAGTGTCGCAGCTCCCAAAGCACTGAATCGAATATCCTCCGCGGGGGGATCGTGAGGCTGGGCCACCGCCTGAATCAAGGACTCTAAAAGTTTCTCCACGCGTTTTGCTGAAGGCGCCTGGGGATAGAGGATATAAAACTCATCAAGTCGGTCAGATTGATACAAACAACCCTGGTCCAATTTCATCTTCAGCCGCAGGGTACTCTTGTACAATAGGGCCTTTGTCCGGTCTCTGCTGTTTTTTATCCGTCCGTAGGCATCATCCAGCCGGATGACCATGAGACAAAATCTCTGGGGTACCAAATCCGATAGCTCAAACTCGCCAGCGCATCCCGATGCGTCGCTGAGCTTGAGTTGTTCCGGAATTTGCTCGTCATGATAATGAGGCCCATCCGCATCAATTCCGGTATCCTGAATTTCTCTGGTGATCTCGCTGAGAATCTCCCGGCTATCTTCGGAGGGAAGCGACTCTGCCGATGGGTCCTCCGCATGGGTTCCCGATCCAGTCAACATATCAAGATCCTGTAATAAGTACCGGTAGATGGGTAGACCGGTATCAGGATGTACCTTCAGAAGGTTTTCCGCCTCGTGACGCCTCCGGCGTTCCCTGCGGACCATCTCCTGAAGTTTCCGGTAATTCGGTAGTATTCTCCTCAGCAGCAGCTCTAAGCGCTGGGCACGTTGTTGAGGGTCGGTGGGCAATACTGTGGTTGACGATTCTTCCTTGGGCATAGAGTACCTAAATGCAATTCTACTCTATTAGGATGCTAATAACAATTGAGGTTCTGTAAAACCCCCGCATTACCCTGCCCTGCCGGGCGCACCGATAAAAAAAAAGCCGCCGGAAGCAATGTCCCGGCGGCTTGTTGGCTGCTATTGCAACCTCTATCGCTGATATATAGGCCTATCCACATACTTGGTATGAAGTAGTTCATGAGCCTTATGGCTCCCTGGCTTTTCCAGGAACTCATCATACAAGGCCTTGATGTAGGGGTTCTGATGACTACATCGAATCTTCTGACCCTCATCATCTTTGTAGATACCGGCAATACGTTTTTTCCGGCGCTCGTCTGTGGCACCGTAGGGCTGTCCCCCTCCAGCTATACACCCGCCGCGGCAGGCCATAACCTCAATGAAGTGGAATGGCACCTCTTCACCGGCCTTCTGAGCTGCCTGAATCTGCTTGAGAACCGTCTCAATATTGCCCATCTGATGGGCCACGGCAACCTTGACCTTCGTTCCTTTGATGTCAATCTCCGCCGCCTTGATGCCCTCAAGGCCCCGAACCTGTTCGAACTCAACAGTGCCGAGCTCCTCTCCGGTCACCATGTTGTAGGCAGTCCGCAGGGCGGCTTCCATCACTCCACCGGTTGCACCGAAGATAGTCCCGGCTCCGGAGTACATTCCCAGGGGATTATCGGGCTCTTCATCCGACAGGTTAAGAAAATCGATCCCCGCCTGCTTGATCATCCTGCTAAATTCCCGGGTGGTTATCGAGACATCGAGGTCCTGCTGACCGGTGCTGAACATGTGCTCATCCCTGGTGATCTCATACTTCTTTGAGGTGCAGGGCATGATGGATATGGAGAAAATATCCTTAGGATCAATACCCTTCTTCTGGGCGTAGTAGGTCTTGATCATGGAAGCCATCATCATCTGGGGGCTTTTTGCCGTAGAGAAGTGGGGAATCATATCTCCAAAGTACTTCTCCAGGTAATCCACCCAACTTGGACAACAGCTGGTAATCAGGGGCAGCTCCTCACCCTTTGTAAAGCGGTGAACAAATTCCGTAGCCTCCTCCATAATGGTCAAGTCGGCTGCAAAATTCGTATCAAAAATGGCATCAAATCCTAGACGCCGCAGGGCTGCATAGATTTTTCCCGTTACAATAGTACCGGGCTCAAGACCGAAGGCCTCACCCAAGGCTACCCGAACGGCAGGGGCTATCTGAACAACCACATGTTTCTTCGGATCCTGAAGGGCATTCCAGACCTTTTTAGTATCGTCCTTCTCGTATATTGCACCCACAGGACAATGGGCGGAGCACTGACCGCATTTGATACAGGGGGTATCAGCGAGTTCTATGTCACCGGCGCCTGCGATCCGCGTTTGATCACCCCGGCCGATAAATTCCAGTGCCCAAACATCTTGCATACCCTGACATACCTTGGCACAGCGGCCGCAGAGTACACATTTCTCCGGGTCAAGCACGATGGATGGGGTTGAGTCATCCACAGGCAGTTGACGAACATCCTTCTCGTAGGGCTGCTCCCGGATACCGAACTCAGCAGCAAGACGCTGTAGCTCACAGTTCCCGTTCCGGGGGCAGTACAGACAGTCATCGGGATGATTCGAAAGAATCAGCTCCACAACGCTCCTTCGGACCTCAACGATCTCCGGGTCGTGGGTGATGACATTCTGCCCCTCCATTATGGGAGTAGCGCAGGCTCGTACGAGCTTAGGACTCCCCTCAATTTTAACCACACAAATCCCGCAAGCCGCCCAGGCCGGCAGGTCGGGGTGGTAACAGAGCACAGGGATTTTTACACCCATTTTTTCCGCGGCCGCAAGGATACTGGTCCCTTGGTCCACGGTCAGCTCATTTCCGTTTATTTTCACCGTTATTTGCTTAGCCATGATTATTCCTCCAGAAATCTACTTGCGCAAAATCGCGTCAAACTTACATGCGTTAAAGCACTCACCACACTTGATGCACTTATCTTGATCAATGAAGTGGGGTTGACGCTTTTCACCGCTGATACAGCTGACCGGGCACTTCCGAGCACAGAGTCCGCAGCCAATACACTTATCCTCTATGACGGTGTACCGTACCAAGTCGGTACAAACCCCGGCGGGACAATTCTTGTCTTCAATATGTGCCCTGTATTCATCTGCAAAATAGTGCATGGAAGAAAGGGCAGGGTTCGGAGCCGTCTGGCCCAATCCGCAAAGACTGGCGCGCTTCATGGCGTGGCCGATGCTCTGAATCTTCTCCAGATCTTCGGCAGTTCCCTTACCTTTGGAAATCTTGTCCAGGATATTGTAGAGCTTGCGCCCGCCGATCCGGCAGGGGGCACATTTCCCACAACTCTCCTCAACGGTGAACTCCAGGTAGAACTTGGCCACATCAACAATACAATCATCTTCATCCATGACGATCATACCGCCTGAACCCATAATGGACCCAAGTTCCTGAAGGTGTTCAAAATCGATGGGAACATCAATGTTATCCGCGGTGATCACACCACCGGACGGTCCTCCGGTTTGAACGGCCTTGAACTTCCTTCCGTTGGGGATTCCACCGCCAATATTGTAGACAATATCCCGGAGGGGAGTTCCCATGGGAACCTCAACCAGACCTGAGTTATTGATTTTACCCGTCAGGGCAAATACCTTGGTTCCCTTACTGGACTCGGTACCGATGCCTGCAAACCACTCCCCGCCCTTGGTCAGAATTACGGGGATATTCGCCCAGGTCTCAACATTGTTGATAACCGTAGGTTTGTCCCACAACCCCTTGGTTGCCGGGAAGGGAGGCCGCGGCTTCGGCATTCCCCGCTCACCCTCAATAGATGCCAACAATGCCGTCTCTTCACCACATACAAAGGCGCCTGCACCCAGCCGAATTTCGATATCAAAGCTAAATTCACTTCCGAGAATGGAATCCCCGAGAAGCCCCAGCTCTCTCGCCTGAGCGATAGCGATTTTTAGGCGGTTAATCGCCAAGGGATATTCGGCCCGAATATAAATAAATCCCTTGCTTGCACCAACGGTGTACCCTGCGATTGCCATGGCCTCCAAAACCGAATGGGGATCGCCTTCCAGAACTGAACGGTCCATATAAGCACCGGGGTCGCCCTCGTCAGCATTACATACCACGTATTTCTGGTCCGCATCCTCCACTTGTTTGGTAAACAACCATTTCCGCCAGGTCGGGAATCCCGCACCACCCCGGCCCCGGAGGCCCGATGTTTTCAGTTCCTCGATAACATCATCGGGGGACATGGAGAACAGAGCCTTTTCCAGGGCTGCATAGCCATCCCGGGCGATGTACTCGTTAATATCCTCAGGATTAATAAATCCGCAGTTGCGCAACACAACCCGCACCTGCTTCTGGTAGAAACTTATATTCTCAATTCCGGCGTTTTCTTTCCCTGCCTCACGGTATTGTAACCGAGAAACCGGCCGTCCTTTTACAATATGCTCCCCGATAATCTCTTCTGCGTCCTCGGGTTTAACCTCAACGTAGAAACTTTCCTCGGGAAGAACCTTCACTATGGGTCCCTTCTCACAGAACCCGAAACAGCCGGTTTTTACAATTTGGACATCCTTTTCAATGTTATGTCCCTCGGCTGCCGCCTTTAAATTTTTATAGATTTTGTCAGCGTTACTCGACTCACAGCCGGTTCCGCCGCAAACCAGAATGTAATGGTTAAAAGCCATGGTATCCTCCGTTCGCTTAGTCCTGGACAATGTCCCGAGCCGGCCGGTCAAACACATGTTCGTTCAGTAGTTCCTTACCGATGATGTGCTGCTCAATGATCTGTTCTGCTACCTTAGGATCGACCTTCCCGTAGATAATGTCGGGCATCCCGGGCATTCTCACCTCGACAACCGGTTCAGCATGGTCCAATCCAATACTTCCAGCCTGGCGAAGACTCACCTGGGTAAGATTTCTCTCCCGTAACAAATCGGTAAAAGCCTTTAAGGTCTGTTTTGCACCAGCGGCTATCCCGCTGGTACCCATTCCGATAATAATCTGAATGGTCTTGTTTTCTGTGTCTCTAATTTCCAGGGCCTGCTTGTTTTCTTCCCGTAGTTTTCGCAGTGCCTCAAGATTTAACTTAGCCATCTATTTCCTCCTGTGATTTGAAAAACGCCTCTGCCAGTCCCAAGGCTTCTGGATCATCCATACCGCCCAGTGCCTCATGCAGTTCCCTCCGGCTAACCCGGTAGGCTACTCCCCTGGTGCTATTGCTCCGGTGAAGAACGAACTCATGATCCCCGGGAAAGCTCATCATCTGAACCATGGTAAAGACCAGATCTCCCATGGGAGGGGTATCAATATTCGCCAGATTAAACCGAAACCGAACCGTCGTACCCACTCCGGGGGTGCTGTCTAGGGAAAATTCCCCACCGGTGGAATCAAGGAGCTGAACCAAAAAGGGAAGGCCTAGGCCAAGGGACCGCCCGGGATGCTTTTGCCCATCGCTGTAAAAGGGGTTCATGGCCTGACGAATTACCTCTTCAGCCATGCCTTTTCCGTTATCAGCAACGCAGCAATCCAAGCAATCCTCCTCCTGATCCAACCGAAGTTCGATTTGGCCCGCCCCGCTCTCTACGGCATTTTGGAAGATGTCCATTAAGAAGTCGCATAGTTCGTAGTGCATGGGTAGACCGGCAATAGGGTGCTAACCGGAACCTAAGAAGCAGTAGACCGGTGCTTGGCAAGAATCTCGGCAAGTTGATCGGTTTTAACCTTACCGTACACCTCACCGTTAACGGTAAGAACCGGAGCCAAGCCACAGCATCCGACGCAGCGCACCGATTCAATTGAGAACTCACCATCGTCGGTGGTGCAGTTCACACCGATTCCCAGCAGATTCTCGAGCTCTGAGATAAGATCTCCGCCACCCTTCAAATAACAGGCGGTTCCCATACAGACCTGAACCTGATTGCGGCCGGGTTTTTCCAGCTTGAAGAAATGATAGAAGGTAATGACCCCATAGATTTTTGCCAGGGGTACGTCAATCATTTTGGCCAGCTTTTTCGCGATTTCCCGGGGAATAAATCCGTACTCCTGCTGAGTCCGGTGAAGGATCATAATGAGATTCCCAGGTTTATCCTTCCATTCCTCGACAAACTGCTTAAGTCCGTCAGTTACTTTCAACTCTTCCGTCGTTACCTCAGGCATGAGCCCTCCTTAGATTTGAAGGGCCCCATCTGGTACATGAAGCCCTTACAGTGGTCGTGGTTTTTGGTACAATTTCATTCTACTTGCTCTCTTTATTAGTGACAAGTTCTTTCAAATAAAAGTGTGTAAGTTTATTAAAAAAACTTGTAGCAATATTTAATTCCAGATAGTATTGTATTAAGTATAGGCAAGTTGATATATTGTGAAAAAAGGTACAATAATGGGGCAAGGATTAAATAAGAGTTTGGTACTGCGTTTGGTGCGGTATTTGCGTGTTCTGAAGAAGCTGAAGAGCCTCGGAATCGTTAATGTGTTCTCCAACAACCTGGGAGATGCCGTCGGGGTTACTCCTGCGGTGGTCCGGAAGGACTTTTCACTGATTAATATCCAGGGCAATAAGCGGGGTGGCTACAATATTGATACCCTCATGGCTGAGCTTGGAA comes from the Spirochaeta lutea genome and includes:
- a CDS encoding NADH-quinone oxidoreductase subunit NuoF, which codes for MAFNHYILVCGGTGCESSNADKIYKNLKAAAEGHNIEKDVQIVKTGCFGFCEKGPIVKVLPEESFYVEVKPEDAEEIIGEHIVKGRPVSRLQYREAGKENAGIENISFYQKQVRVVLRNCGFINPEDINEYIARDGYAALEKALFSMSPDDVIEELKTSGLRGRGGAGFPTWRKWLFTKQVEDADQKYVVCNADEGDPGAYMDRSVLEGDPHSVLEAMAIAGYTVGASKGFIYIRAEYPLAINRLKIAIAQARELGLLGDSILGSEFSFDIEIRLGAGAFVCGEETALLASIEGERGMPKPRPPFPATKGLWDKPTVINNVETWANIPVILTKGGEWFAGIGTESSKGTKVFALTGKINNSGLVEVPMGTPLRDIVYNIGGGIPNGRKFKAVQTGGPSGGVITADNIDVPIDFEHLQELGSIMGSGGMIVMDEDDCIVDVAKFYLEFTVEESCGKCAPCRIGGRKLYNILDKISKGKGTAEDLEKIQSIGHAMKRASLCGLGQTAPNPALSSMHYFADEYRAHIEDKNCPAGVCTDLVRYTVIEDKCIGCGLCARKCPVSCISGEKRQPHFIDQDKCIKCGECFNACKFDAILRK
- a CDS encoding putative bifunctional diguanylate cyclase/phosphodiesterase — its product is MPKEESSTTVLPTDPQQRAQRLELLLRRILPNYRKLQEMVRRERRRRHEAENLLKVHPDTGLPIYRYLLQDLDMLTGSGTHAEDPSAESLPSEDSREILSEITREIQDTGIDADGPHYHDEQIPEQLKLSDASGCAGEFELSDLVPQRFCLMVIRLDDAYGRIKNSRDRTKALLYKSTLRLKMKLDQGCLYQSDRLDEFYILYPQAPSAKRVEKLLESLIQAVAQPHDPPAEDIRFSALGAATLYPDDGETSESLLINLEVALNEAEHNGKRYRLYTDEIGRKFRYRRQVETELHNAIQGGFDQFHLVFQPFCRISGKIVGAEVLVRWRHPNLGDVSPGLFIPIAEANGSIRLIGRWILYQACRQLSRWIKEGMEDLYLSVNLSPVQFSQKDLVDSVLNILKANGLGGRHIKLELTEGTIMSNPNESIEKMSALRNAGIRLSIDDFGTGYSSLNYLRKLPVNTLKIDKSFIDDVVSSQDNQEIVRAIISLAHSLKIETIAEGVEYKPQLDFLEAEGAEYIQGYYFSPPVDADTFQSYLSTGGVLPLS
- a CDS encoding (2Fe-2S) ferredoxin domain-containing protein encodes the protein MAKLNLEALRKLREENKQALEIRDTENKTIQIIIGMGTSGIAAGAKQTLKAFTDLLRERNLTQVSLRQAGSIGLDHAEPVVEVRMPGMPDIIYGKVDPKVAEQIIEQHIIGKELLNEHVFDRPARDIVQD
- a CDS encoding ATP-binding protein, whose product is MHYELCDFLMDIFQNAVESGAGQIELRLDQEEDCLDCCVADNGKGMAEEVIRQAMNPFYSDGQKHPGRSLGLGLPFLVQLLDSTGGEFSLDSTPGVGTTVRFRFNLANIDTPPMGDLVFTMVQMMSFPGDHEFVLHRSNSTRGVAYRVSRRELHEALGGMDDPEALGLAEAFFKSQEEIDG
- a CDS encoding NADH-quinone oxidoreductase subunit NuoE family protein encodes the protein MPEVTTEELKVTDGLKQFVEEWKDKPGNLIMILHRTQQEYGFIPREIAKKLAKMIDVPLAKIYGVITFYHFFKLEKPGRNQVQVCMGTACYLKGGGDLISELENLLGIGVNCTTDDGEFSIESVRCVGCCGLAPVLTVNGEVYGKVKTDQLAEILAKHRSTAS
- a CDS encoding NADH-dependent [FeFe] hydrogenase, group A6; translated protein: MAKQITVKINGNELTVDQGTSILAAAEKMGVKIPVLCYHPDLPAWAACGICVVKIEGSPKLVRACATPIMEGQNVITHDPEIVEVRRSVVELILSNHPDDCLYCPRNGNCELQRLAAEFGIREQPYEKDVRQLPVDDSTPSIVLDPEKCVLCGRCAKVCQGMQDVWALEFIGRGDQTRIAGAGDIELADTPCIKCGQCSAHCPVGAIYEKDDTKKVWNALQDPKKHVVVQIAPAVRVALGEAFGLEPGTIVTGKIYAALRRLGFDAIFDTNFAADLTIMEEATEFVHRFTKGEELPLITSCCPSWVDYLEKYFGDMIPHFSTAKSPQMMMASMIKTYYAQKKGIDPKDIFSISIMPCTSKKYEITRDEHMFSTGQQDLDVSITTREFSRMIKQAGIDFLNLSDEEPDNPLGMYSGAGTIFGATGGVMEAALRTAYNMVTGEELGTVEFEQVRGLEGIKAAEIDIKGTKVKVAVAHQMGNIETVLKQIQAAQKAGEEVPFHFIEVMACRGGCIAGGGQPYGATDERRKKRIAGIYKDDEGQKIRCSHQNPYIKALYDEFLEKPGSHKAHELLHTKYVDRPIYQR